One part of the Tachyglossus aculeatus isolate mTacAcu1 chromosome 26, mTacAcu1.pri, whole genome shotgun sequence genome encodes these proteins:
- the LOC119945980 gene encoding zona pellucida sperm-binding protein 3-like, with the protein MGLLSRLQAVLLFWVVWEGCCVDLLGFPESPFPWAQRDLGQTPPPAVTVRCEEALLVVTVQRDLFGTGRLVRAEDVTLGLAACPPMDSDPMDTTVTFEIGLHECGTELQMTSDSLIYRTVLYYSPSPARNPLIMRTNPVSVPIECRYPRKDNVSSRAIQPTWVPFHSTLWAEERLGFSLRLMTDDWSMERSSLSFQLGEILHIQADVQTGHHVPLRLFIDHCVATPTPDKASTPQYRIIDFNGCLVDGRWDEVSSAFLSPRLQEDTLRFRVDVFSFAGELGNQIFITCHLKVTAVDQTPDALNKACSYDRATASWAPVEGTSTICNCCELGNCKSIHRARRLGPEGRSGGRRQRHVASGLPSERETEADVVLGPLVISDVSRNGESLQVKPKESAPKSPLGVPLELILALLSMIGAVALILSIFLLLRHKPGSPL; encoded by the exons ATGGGGCTCCTGAGCCGATTGCAGGCTGTTCTTCTCTTCTGGGTGGTATGGGAGGGGTGCTGTGTTGACCTCCTTGGGTTCCCTGAAAGCCCCTTCCCCTGGGCTCAGCGGGATTTGGGGCAGACTCCACCCCCGGCTGTGACTGTGCGCTGTGAGGAGGCTCTGCTGGTGGTGACCGTGCAGAGGGACCTGTTCGGGACCGGACGGCTGGTCCGGGCTGAGGACGTGACGCTGGGCCTGGCTGCCTGTCCCCCTATGGACTCTGACCCCATGGATACCACTGTCACCTTTGAGATTGGGCTCCATGAGTGTGGCACGGAGCTGCAG ATGACATCGGATTCGCTGATCTACAGAACCGTCCTCTACTACAGCCCGAGCCCAGCCCGGAACCCCCTTATAATGAGGACCAACCCGGTGTCCGTCCCCATCGAGTGCCGCTACCCCAG gaaggaCAATGTGAGCAGTAGAGCCATCCAGCCCACCTGGGTTCCCTTCCACTCCACGCTGTGGGCAGAGGAGAGGCTGGGCTTCTCCCTGCGTCTCATGACCG ATGACTGGAGCATGGAGAGGAGCTCCCTGTCCTTCCAGCTGGGGGAAATCCTCCACATCCAAGCTGATGTCCAGACTGGCCACCATGTGCCACTCAGGCTCTTTATTGACCACTGTGTGGCCACCCCAACTCCAGACAAGGCTTCCACCCCTCAGTACAGGATCATCGACTTCAATGG GTGCCTGGTGGACGGGAGATGGGATGAGGTCTCCTCGGCATTCCTCTCCCCCAGACTCCAAGAGGACACCCTGCGCTTCAGGGTTGATGTGTTCAGCTTTGCCGGAGAGCTGGGGAACCAG ATCTTCATCACCTGCCACCTGAAAGTGACTGCTGTGGACCAGACCCCCGATGCCCTGAACAAAGCCTGTTCCTATGACCGAGCAACTGCTAG CTGGGCTCCAGTGGAGGGAACGAGCACCATCTGCAACTGTTGTGAGCTGGGGAACTGCAAATCCATCCACCGGGCCAGGAGACTtggccctgaaggcaggagcgggggaaggcgccaGAGGCACGTGGCTTCTG GCCTCCCTTcagaaagggaaactgaggctgatgTGGTGCTCGGACCACTGGTCATCTCGGACGTGAGCAGAAACGGGGAGTCTCTCCAGGTCAAGCCGAAGGAATCTGCCCCCAAATCACCCCTAG GTGTTCCCCTGGAGCTGATCCTGGCCCTGCTGTCAATGATCGGGGCTGTAGCCCTAATCCTcagcatcttcctcctcctcagacacAAGCCCGGCTCCCCGTTGTGA